A single genomic interval of Gossypium raimondii isolate GPD5lz chromosome 11, ASM2569854v1, whole genome shotgun sequence harbors:
- the LOC105803014 gene encoding blue-light photoreceptor PHR2 has translation MDSNPQSCENPEIKSTEEQTQNQYQVSQSPFATASLSLSSLPPTLPTQFFIQPKILSLFSAQSPSKVKVPTQASSLSHLSLSSTSPSPSPSKLSFKSTFANNPLQSPLSLGPRRPLDPSNGAAIRRASIVWFRNDLRVHDNECLNTANNESMSVLPVYCFDPRDYGKSSSGFDKTGPYRATFLIESVSDLRKNLQARGSDLVVRIGKPECVLVELAKAIGADAVYAHREVSHDEVKAEEKIESAMKEEGVEVKYFWGSTLFHVDDLPFKLEDMPSNYGGFRDKVNGLEIRKTIESLDQMKGMPSRGDVETGDIPSLTDLGLNTAATMAQDGRPSVSASMAGGENEALQRLKKFAAECKAQPYKGSKDGSQETIYGANFSCKISPWLAMGCLSPRFMFDELKKTANRTVSATSKKNDGGSGSPDTQMNWLMFELLWRDFFRFITKKYSSAKVGTAPATACTGALA, from the exons ATGGATTCCAATCCCCAGTCTTGTGAAAACCCTGAAATCAAATCAACCGAGGAGCAAACCCAAAACCAATATCAAGTTTCTCAATCCCCATTTGCTACTGCATCTCTTTCTTTATCTTCCTTGCCCCCAACCCTACCTACCCAGTTTTTCATCCAACCCAAAATCTTATCTTTATTCTCTGCTCAATCTCCCTCCAAAGTTAAAGTTCCAACTCAAGCTTCGTCTCTTTCTCATCTCTCCCTTTCTTCAacttccccttccccttccccttccaAACTTTCCTTCAAATCCACCTTTGCCAATAACCCTCTCCAGTCCCCTCTCTCCTTAGGTCCGCGCCGCCCTCTCGACCCCTCCAATGGCGCCGCAATTCGTCGAGCTTCCATCGTTTGGTTCCGCAACGATTTACGGGTCCACGACAACGAGTGTCTCAACACCGCCAACAATGAGTCCATGTCGGTTTTGCCGGTTTACTGTTTTGACCCTCGAGATTACGGGAAATCCTCATCTGGGTTCGACAAAACCGGTCCTTACAGAGCCACATTCTTGATTGAATCGGTTTCGGATCTTCGGAAGAATCTGCAAGCACGAGGGTCGGATCTTGTGGTTCGGATTGGGAAGCCGGAGTGTGTTTTGGTTGAGTTAGCTAAAGCTATCGGGGCCGACGCTGTCTATGCTCATAGAGAAGTTTCTCATGATGAGGTTAAGGCTGAGGAAAAGATTGAGTCTGCCATGAAAGAAGAGGGTGTTGAAGTTAAGTACTTTTGGGGAAGTACTTTGTTCCATGTTGATGATTTGCCGTTTAAATTGGAAGATATGCCTTCCAATTATGGTGGATTTAGGGATAAAGTTAACGGTTTGGAGATAAGGAAGACGATTGAATCATTGGACCAAATGAAAGGGATGCCTTCTAGAGGTGATGTGGAGACTGGAGATATTCCTTCATTGACGGATCTGGGACTTAACACTGCTGCCACAATGGCTCAG GATGGCAGGCCATCTGTTAGTGCTTCTATGGCTGGTGGCGAGAATGAAGCATTGCAAAGGCTTAAAAAGTTTGCAGCTGAGTGTAAAGCACAGCCATACAAGGGGAGCAAGGATGGTAGCCAAGAAACCATATATGGTGCTAACTTTTCTTGCAAAATATCACCATGGCTAGCTATGGGATGCTTATCTCCCCGGTTCATGTTTGATGAACTAAAGAAAACTGCAAATAG GACCGTTTCTGCTACctcaaagaaaaatgatgggGGCAGTGGCTCACCTGATACTCAAATGAACTGGCTGATGTTCGAGTTGTTGTGGAGGGATTTCTTCAG ATTCATCACCAAGAAATACAGCAGTGCAAAAGTTGGAACTGCTCCTGCCACAGCATGTACAGGTGCCC